A single genomic interval of Labeo rohita strain BAU-BD-2019 chromosome 13, IGBB_LRoh.1.0, whole genome shotgun sequence harbors:
- the LOC127175407 gene encoding uncharacterized protein LOC127175407, translated as MTLTVHALLAFTLSIFLTVQAVESQHVPKTCECPQVKMRVKTPFSDFKVTPKGPNCLQDEIIVTQQKNNKLVCLSPNGHQGKRLLNCWQKTQKDGMDSKKCIRQQKQKPGKRNRKHAKSRKVTS; from the exons ATGACGCTGACAGTGCACGCTTTGCTGGCTTTCACCCTCAGCATCTTTCTAACAG TCCAAGCGGTGGAGAGTCAACATGTTCCAAAGACTTGTGAGTGTCCACAGGTCAAAATGAGAGTCAAAACACCATTTTCAGATTTCAAAGTCACTCCAAAAGGACCAAACTGTTTACAGGATGAGATCAT AGTCACACAGCAGAAGAATAATAAGCTTGTGTGTCTCAGTCCAAATGGTCACCAAGGCAAAAGACTGCTGAACTGTTGGCAAAA GACGCAAAAGGATGGCATGGACAGCAAAAAATGCATACGCCAACAAAAGCAAAAGCCAGGGAAAAGAAACAGGAAGCATGCTAAATCCAGGAAGGTCACATCTTAA
- the tmem72 gene encoding LOW QUALITY PROTEIN: transmembrane protein 72 (The sequence of the model RefSeq protein was modified relative to this genomic sequence to represent the inferred CDS: deleted 1 base in 1 codon) produces MKSSVLWVIVECACRIFGISTAAVLCAVGIETQRHGEFNSLAVYLLLSSVVVMLFEVAYFIDALLSMCLPCPPTWKIFILWKKLAKVGGFQKFLYYTMMSLMCFLHPVLVWHAVIPGIMLVVTGFFNFILSKKKKSDPPKESRVSYGDPALSSVCVTDREDAEHTFSVLHVISGKRASFFPSNSRLHGPTDRAQTVKNDQRKNSQTDTRNMHFIESLRHNDTEMEEYHEVEAEETTSDKAPMIRL; encoded by the exons ATGAAGAGCTCAGTTTTGTGGGTTATAGTGGAATGTGCCTGCAGAATTTTTGGCATCTCGACTGCTGCAG TGCTTTGTGCAGTGGGTATAGAGACTCAGAGACATGGGGAGTTCAACAGCTTGGCGGTCTATCTCCT GCTCTCCTCAGTGGTGGTCATGCTTTTTGAAGTTGCCTATTTCATTGATGCTCTCTTGTCAATGTGCCTTCC TTGTCCCCCCACATGGAAGATTTTCATTCTTTGGAAGAAGTTGGCCAAAGTC GGGGGTTTTCAGAAGTTTCTATACTACACAATGATGTCTTTAATGTGTTTCCTGCATCCAGTGCTTGTATGGCACGCTGTAATACCAG gaatTATGCTGGTAGTGACTGGATTCTTTAACTTCATACTgagcaaaaagaaaaagtcagatccGCCTAAAGAGTCCAGGGTATCGTATGGAGACCCGGCTCTGTCTTCTGTCTGTGTCACAGACAGGGAGGACGCTGAGCACACATTCTCTGTCTTGCACGTCATTTCAGGCAAAAGAGCATCTTTTTTTCCTAGCAATAGCCGACTGCATGGCCCCACAGACAGGGCTCAGACAGTGAAAAATGACCAACGCAAGAACAGTCAAACAGACACAAGAAACATGCACTTCATTGAAAGTCTCAGACATAATGATACTGAAATGGAAGAATACCATGAAGTGGAAGCGGAGGAGACCACATCAGATAAAGCACCCATGATTAGATTGTAA
- the cxcl18a.1 gene encoding chemokine (C-X-C motif) ligand 18a, duplicate 1: MAFRTLQASVCLLLISVCLDFIRDNRAAATTLREKCECIEETDSVQWRKIKDYRIIQKNPLCNKVQIILQLSGKQSCLNPNSNQGKNLQDCWRRINFNTQKKKICLKRKNGPKKPKRQ; this comes from the exons ATGGCTTTCAGAACTCTGCAAGCAAGTGTCTGCCTACTTCTAATCTCAGTCTGCCTAGACTTCATCAGAG ataACAGGGCTGCTGCAACAACCCTTCGAGAAAAATGTGAGTGTATTGAGGAAACTGACTCAGTGCAATGGAGAAAAATTAAAGACTACAGGATCATACAGAAAAATCCTCTTTGCAACAAGGTTCAAATCAT ATTACAGCTGTCAGGTAAACAGTCTTGTCTAAATCCAAACTCCAACCAGGGGAAAAATCTGCAAGATTGCTGGAGAAG GATTAATTTCAACACACAGAAGAAGAAGATCTGTCTCAAGAGGAAGAATGGGCCAAAAAAGCCCAAGAGGCAGTAA